A part of Microaerobacter geothermalis genomic DNA contains:
- a CDS encoding putative glycoside hydrolase: MRKKWTTLLFPLLFVLVFSVIAACANTPSEPVEENPSAGKEPASPSEPANQQPEENPDNNGSDKTSAENDTVDNPDNDPLDEQPVSEPAGPANPSLKFTYPDAVRGIYVTGNSAGGSRFDTLVQLVKSSDLNAMVIDIKDDWGNVTYIPEGTPYVDAGKPLIKDPESVLKTLSENNIYPIARIVVFKDTVLAKKRPDLSYISSNGALWTNGRGEAFVNPFLKEVWDYNIGIAKEAAKLGFQEIQFDYVRFPEGFERRDESLTYSLGSYENQTPTRFVKLEAEYKEKMEAYQKQFAQLSQKRDKAKAIYDEAVSQLNAAKANNQSNTEDANVHNNTPSGNQSAETESNKDQNELEAIEQKIKEAKVAWDKTEEDLKNLEKSKPKEPNFSNKERLVQLRVDAVTDFVAYAKRELEPLGVKVSVDIFGYTATLPAGAPGIGQDFVRISDQVDVISSMIYPSHWTSYFGIAKPDKEPYRLVQEYAKVEKEKLSQLSDPPISRPWIQDFTASWLGQGNYISYGKREVEAQIRALNEAGIKEFLIWNAGNNYTENVDYTPLQP, translated from the coding sequence ATGAGAAAAAAATGGACCACCTTATTATTTCCACTTCTATTTGTTCTGGTATTTTCTGTCATTGCAGCATGCGCCAACACCCCCTCGGAACCTGTAGAAGAAAATCCTTCTGCGGGCAAAGAACCGGCTTCCCCTTCTGAACCAGCCAATCAACAGCCCGAGGAGAATCCGGATAATAACGGATCAGACAAAACATCTGCAGAGAACGATACAGTTGACAACCCGGATAATGACCCACTAGATGAACAACCTGTTTCTGAACCTGCTGGTCCAGCCAATCCATCGTTAAAATTTACTTATCCGGATGCCGTAAGGGGGATCTATGTAACTGGCAATTCGGCAGGAGGGTCAAGATTTGACACGTTGGTACAGTTGGTAAAATCATCAGATTTAAATGCGATGGTCATTGATATAAAGGATGATTGGGGAAATGTAACCTATATTCCAGAGGGGACTCCCTATGTTGATGCGGGAAAGCCATTGATCAAAGATCCTGAATCTGTGTTAAAAACTCTTTCGGAAAATAACATCTATCCAATCGCAAGGATTGTTGTATTCAAGGATACGGTATTGGCCAAGAAGAGACCGGACCTTTCCTATATTTCTTCCAATGGAGCTTTATGGACCAATGGCAGGGGTGAAGCCTTTGTGAATCCTTTTCTTAAGGAAGTTTGGGATTATAATATCGGAATAGCCAAGGAAGCGGCAAAGTTGGGCTTCCAAGAAATTCAGTTCGATTATGTTCGTTTTCCTGAAGGATTTGAAAGACGGGATGAATCTCTTACATACTCTCTAGGGAGCTATGAAAATCAGACCCCTACAAGGTTTGTAAAATTGGAAGCTGAGTATAAGGAAAAGATGGAGGCTTACCAGAAGCAGTTTGCCCAATTGTCTCAAAAACGGGATAAAGCCAAGGCAATCTATGATGAAGCAGTGAGTCAATTAAATGCTGCGAAGGCAAACAATCAAAGTAATACGGAAGATGCAAACGTTCATAATAATACACCGAGTGGAAATCAGTCTGCTGAAACTGAAAGCAACAAAGATCAGAATGAACTTGAAGCAATTGAACAAAAGATAAAGGAAGCGAAAGTAGCGTGGGATAAGACAGAGGAAGATTTAAAAAATCTTGAAAAGAGCAAACCCAAGGAACCCAACTTCAGCAATAAAGAACGTCTGGTTCAGCTAAGGGTTGACGCGGTTACTGATTTTGTTGCCTATGCCAAAAGGGAGCTCGAGCCTTTGGGTGTAAAGGTTTCCGTTGATATCTTTGGTTATACTGCCACCTTACCTGCCGGGGCTCCTGGCATTGGCCAAGACTTTGTGAGGATCAGTGATCAAGTAGATGTGATTTCATCCATGATTTATCCAAGCCATTGGACCTCTTATTTTGGAATTGCTAAACCTGATAAAGAACCCTATCGTTTGGTTCAGGAATATGCGAAGGTGGAAAAAGAAAAGTTAAGTCAATTGTCTGATCCGCCGATTTCAAGGCCGTGGATTCAAGATTTCACCGCTTCTTGGCTTGGGCAGGGAAATTACATTTCCTATGGAAAACGTGAAGTAGAGGCTCAGATTCGCGCTTTAAATGAGGCGGGAATTAAAGAGTTTCTGATTTGGAATGCAGGGAATAATTACACGGAAAATGTAGATTACACTCCTTTACAACCATAA
- a CDS encoding metal-sulfur cluster assembly factor codes for MVTEEMVREKLYDVYDPELGINVVDLGLIYGIDLVEDGKSVNITMTLTTPGCPLHDSISRGVQNAVQQIPGVELVHVDLVWSPPWTPERMSEKAKQQLQGW; via the coding sequence ATGGTTACAGAAGAAATGGTCCGGGAGAAATTGTATGACGTATATGATCCGGAATTGGGAATTAATGTGGTGGATCTCGGTTTAATCTACGGCATTGATTTAGTTGAAGACGGAAAAAGTGTAAATATCACCATGACCCTTACTACACCCGGATGTCCCCTCCATGATAGTATTAGCAGGGGAGTTCAAAATGCGGTACAGCAAATTCCCGGGGTGGAATTGGTTCATGTCGATCTGGTCTGGTCTCCCCCATGGACGCCAGAGCGAATGTCAGAAAAGGCAAAACAGCAGCTTCAAGGCTGGTAA
- a CDS encoding DUF2249 domain-containing protein — protein sequence MAHYVLDNRGLTPPEPMIRTLQKLDEINAGDTLTIINDRQPMFLYPELDERGHTHETEKQEDGSFKITITKRG from the coding sequence ATGGCTCATTATGTTTTGGATAACCGGGGCTTAACCCCACCGGAGCCGATGATTAGGACTTTACAAAAATTGGATGAAATCAATGCAGGAGATACTTTAACCATTATAAATGACAGACAGCCGATGTTTTTGTATCCGGAATTGGATGAAAGAGGCCATACCCATGAAACGGAAAAACAGGAGGATGGCAGCTTTAAAATTACCATTACGAAAAGAGGGTAA
- a CDS encoding DUF2249 domain-containing protein gives MEQKNVVELDVRPLLREKKEPFQVIMETVSQLKPEDTFILHAIFNPVPLLGVMKSKGYDSKVEQLEEDHFVITFTKAG, from the coding sequence ATGGAACAAAAGAATGTTGTTGAACTAGATGTGCGTCCGCTATTAAGGGAGAAAAAAGAACCCTTTCAAGTGATTATGGAAACCGTAAGTCAGCTAAAACCAGAAGATACCTTTATCCTGCATGCCATCTTTAATCCGGTCCCCCTTTTGGGAGTGATGAAAAGCAAGGGCTATGATTCTAAGGTAGAGCAACTGGAAGAGGATCACTTTGTAATTACCTTTACAAAGGCAGGGTAA